A single genomic interval of Nonomuraea rubra harbors:
- a CDS encoding TetR family transcriptional regulator, producing MAEQPLTSRGAATYQRILDVATREFAQHGIAGARIERIVSAARTNKAQLYAYFGNKDRLFDTIFLASLERIVNVVPIDAGDLADWAVRLYDEYLRRPDLIRLATWARLERRPAGHLVEQRDRLDDHKLRAIAEAQAAGRVRRGDPFDVMAMVIAMSMAWSPVSNVYAATAEEPPAVHEQRRTLLRECVRRAVAPG from the coding sequence ATGGCGGAGCAGCCCCTGACCTCGCGCGGAGCCGCGACCTACCAGCGCATCCTCGACGTGGCGACGCGGGAGTTCGCCCAGCACGGCATCGCCGGGGCGCGCATCGAGCGGATCGTGTCCGCCGCCCGCACCAACAAGGCCCAGCTCTACGCCTACTTCGGTAACAAGGACCGGCTCTTCGACACGATCTTCCTCGCCTCGCTGGAGCGGATCGTGAACGTCGTCCCCATCGACGCCGGCGACCTCGCCGACTGGGCCGTGCGCCTCTACGACGAGTACCTGCGCCGCCCCGACCTGATCCGGCTGGCCACCTGGGCGCGCCTGGAACGCCGCCCGGCCGGCCACCTCGTGGAGCAGCGGGACCGCCTCGACGATCACAAGCTGCGCGCCATCGCCGAGGCCCAGGCCGCCGGGCGCGTACGCCGGGGAGACCCGTTCGACGTGATGGCCATGGTCATCGCCATGTCCATGGCCTGGTCACCGGTCAGCAACGTCTACGCGGCCACCGCCGAGGAGCCCCCCGCCGTGCACGAACAGCGCCGCACCCTGCTCCGCGAATGCGTCCGGCGCGCCGTCGCGCCCGGTTGA
- a CDS encoding PEP-utilizing enzyme, which translates to MVAREYGLPAVVGVEGATERIKDGRRVRVNGGEGYVEIL; encoded by the coding sequence GTGGTGGCCCGCGAGTACGGCCTTCCCGCCGTCGTCGGCGTGGAGGGTGCCACCGAGCGCATCAAGGACGGCCGGCGCGTCCGGGTGAACGGCGGCGAGGGGTACGTGGAGATCCTGTAG
- a CDS encoding SDR family oxidoreductase: protein MKIAVIGGTGLIGSRVVRILNAGGHEALPHSPSTGLDLLSGAGLHKALAGADVVVNVTDSPAADDTSPAFFQITMDVLLSGAEAAGVGHAVILSVVGADEVPGLVYYQAKVLQEDLLRFGPVPYSIVRATQFFESIDEVLSWTGDEHTVRLPPTLVQPVAAADVARAVADVSVGVPLRGTRDIAGPEVFALDALGRITLAAQGDPRTVVTDNGAGLFAAASGYALVAKDGARIAATTYRDWLAR, encoded by the coding sequence ATGAAGATCGCAGTCATCGGTGGGACCGGCCTCATCGGATCGCGGGTCGTCAGGATCCTGAACGCGGGCGGGCACGAGGCGCTGCCGCACTCGCCGTCCACGGGCCTGGACCTGCTCAGCGGGGCGGGCCTGCACAAGGCGCTGGCGGGCGCCGACGTCGTGGTCAACGTGACCGACTCGCCGGCCGCCGACGACACCTCGCCCGCGTTCTTCCAGATCACCATGGACGTCCTGCTGAGCGGTGCCGAGGCGGCAGGTGTCGGCCACGCGGTCATCCTGTCGGTCGTGGGCGCGGACGAGGTGCCCGGCCTGGTCTACTACCAGGCGAAGGTGCTGCAGGAGGACCTGCTCAGGTTCGGTCCGGTGCCGTACTCGATCGTCCGGGCGACGCAGTTCTTCGAGTCCATCGACGAGGTGCTGTCCTGGACCGGCGACGAGCACACGGTCCGCCTGCCGCCCACCCTCGTGCAGCCCGTCGCCGCGGCCGACGTCGCGCGGGCGGTGGCCGACGTGAGCGTGGGCGTCCCCCTGCGCGGCACGCGCGACATCGCGGGCCCCGAGGTCTTCGCGCTCGACGCGCTGGGCAGGATCACCCTCGCCGCGCAGGGCGACCCCCGCACCGTCGTCACCGACAACGGCGCCGGCCTGTTCGCCGCCGCCTCGGGCTACGCCCTGGTCGCCAAGGACGGCGCCCGCATCGCCGCAACCACCTACCGGGACTGGCTCGCGCGCTGA
- a CDS encoding lantibiotic dehydratase encodes MNTPEAPARIGHIPGGAGNAVVRVAALAPAALDGLRSPRLAAALDGVLARRDGLRAEGRAIADALHAVIGGLPRDDVRPRVIGLRRALHAGRRPGTREWTPEIAGRLPAEVSRRISGWLDGAAALATAEDSLPGVLAAARESGLDALLKAAMDPGFRIALGGTSPVLAAELEKWISDPARTPRSGTLTTVARYLARAATKTSPLSTFTTSGPVAWRAGGPAVEVRPVDRSGVFELSYYHLRESIAGFVAEHAAGRVPLALNASAQRLGDQVVYLRGLGVLGLLGGERHCAVPARPSVLALIDQLGAAPGGLPRHVLRERLTGGDGSLDGEVDAFLDHLLDAGLIVSGLPIPHLDDVLAGSAAWLRDSGEAGALPDALERAAAALAARPAIDGSGSYRARRETVAGRLRELAGFAVPGGPHHAMFASLTTVNVRDTAVTPAPPAVCSERAWRPVAEELDLIRRWIAPFAPHLPARLALTELFGERLRRRGPVPAIVFYREYQQAVTAADEAGAELRGSVLAPAARHPEDSVLASVSRLSDVMTSALAALSPYPHHAAAKSPAAESPATESPVTVSPVTEGPAARRPAGEVAVHPGALRTAVASYPPWVPEVRSISAFVQPAGTAGGFRAVLNALGTGFGSVRARLDHLTGARRDAGPADHGTGPIYAEFAGRFGISLNDHLRCLPFHLGGTPGLADHADGARLRIGDLVVRLDEETGLLALATTHGREVRVVHTGAAAREFLPPFSLLLTVLSGETPPLSVLPPPHPSRTAPVDRRCDWPRLTIGSLVAGRAQTRFPAQSVPLPRTGEEEARFLLRLAEWRRAEWIPRRCFFRTRSAPEGVDERLARSATPWTRTREKWHKPMYLDFDSPLLVRGFVAALRRPGTALVTFEEALPDPLGGDHHVAELVLDVTAGSRPWTPSPHA; translated from the coding sequence CCCGCGTCATCGGCCTCCGCCGGGCCCTGCACGCCGGTCGGCGGCCGGGCACCCGGGAGTGGACGCCGGAGATCGCCGGGCGGCTGCCGGCGGAGGTGTCGCGCAGGATCTCGGGCTGGCTGGACGGGGCCGCCGCGCTCGCCACTGCCGAGGACTCCCTCCCAGGCGTCCTCGCCGCCGCGCGGGAGTCGGGCCTGGACGCGCTGCTGAAGGCCGCGATGGACCCCGGGTTCCGGATCGCGCTCGGCGGCACGAGCCCCGTGCTCGCGGCCGAGCTGGAGAAATGGATCAGCGACCCGGCCAGGACCCCTCGGTCAGGGACCCTGACGACGGTGGCGCGCTACCTGGCGCGCGCCGCGACCAAGACCAGCCCGCTCAGCACGTTCACCACCAGCGGCCCCGTGGCGTGGCGAGCCGGCGGTCCCGCCGTCGAGGTGCGCCCGGTGGATCGGTCCGGCGTCTTCGAGCTCTCCTACTACCACCTCCGCGAGAGCATCGCCGGCTTCGTGGCGGAGCACGCGGCCGGGCGGGTGCCGCTCGCGCTCAACGCGTCGGCACAGCGCCTGGGGGACCAGGTCGTCTACCTCAGGGGGCTGGGAGTTCTCGGGCTGCTCGGCGGCGAACGTCACTGTGCCGTCCCCGCGCGGCCCTCCGTCCTCGCACTGATCGATCAGCTCGGCGCGGCGCCGGGAGGGTTGCCCCGCCACGTACTCCGCGAACGCCTCACCGGCGGCGACGGCTCCCTGGACGGCGAGGTGGACGCCTTCCTCGATCACCTGCTCGACGCCGGGCTCATCGTGAGCGGGCTGCCGATCCCGCACCTCGACGACGTTCTCGCCGGATCCGCGGCGTGGTTGCGGGACTCGGGGGAGGCCGGCGCGTTGCCGGACGCGCTGGAGCGGGCGGCCGCCGCGCTCGCGGCGCGTCCGGCGATCGACGGCTCCGGCTCCTACCGGGCCCGCCGTGAGACGGTGGCGGGCAGGCTGCGCGAGCTGGCCGGATTCGCCGTACCGGGCGGCCCGCACCACGCGATGTTCGCCTCGCTCACCACCGTCAACGTGCGCGACACGGCGGTCACCCCGGCGCCGCCCGCCGTCTGCTCGGAACGCGCGTGGCGGCCGGTCGCCGAGGAGCTGGACCTGATCCGCCGGTGGATCGCGCCCTTCGCGCCCCACCTGCCGGCCAGGCTGGCGCTGACGGAGCTCTTCGGCGAGCGGCTGCGCCGGCGCGGCCCCGTCCCCGCGATCGTGTTCTACCGCGAGTACCAGCAGGCCGTGACGGCCGCGGACGAGGCCGGCGCCGAGCTGCGAGGCAGCGTGCTCGCACCGGCGGCGCGACATCCCGAGGACAGCGTGCTGGCCTCGGTGAGCCGGCTGAGCGACGTGATGACCTCCGCACTCGCGGCCCTGTCGCCCTACCCGCACCACGCCGCCGCCAAGAGCCCAGCCGCTGAGAGCCCCGCCACTGAGAGTCCCGTCACTGTGAGTCCCGTCACCGAGGGGCCTGCCGCCAGGAGGCCTGCCGGAGAGGTGGCCGTGCATCCCGGCGCCCTGCGCACGGCGGTCGCGAGCTACCCGCCCTGGGTGCCCGAAGTGCGGTCGATCAGCGCCTTCGTCCAGCCCGCCGGCACCGCCGGCGGCTTCCGGGCGGTGCTCAACGCGCTGGGCACCGGATTCGGCTCGGTTCGCGCCCGCCTCGACCACCTGACCGGCGCACGGCGCGACGCCGGGCCGGCGGACCACGGAACCGGCCCGATCTACGCGGAGTTCGCGGGCCGGTTCGGCATCTCACTCAACGACCACCTGCGATGCCTCCCGTTCCACCTCGGCGGCACCCCGGGCCTGGCCGACCACGCGGACGGCGCCCGGCTGCGGATCGGCGACCTCGTCGTCCGCCTCGACGAGGAGACCGGCCTCCTCGCGCTGGCCACGACGCACGGCCGCGAGGTACGCGTCGTGCACACGGGCGCGGCCGCTCGAGAGTTCCTGCCCCCGTTCTCGCTCCTGCTGACGGTGTTGTCCGGCGAGACGCCGCCCCTCTCGGTCCTCCCACCACCGCACCCCTCCCGTACGGCGCCGGTCGATCGGCGCTGCGACTGGCCGCGCCTGACCATCGGCTCGCTCGTCGCGGGACGGGCGCAGACCAGGTTCCCCGCGCAGAGCGTGCCGCTGCCCCGGACGGGGGAGGAGGAGGCCCGGTTCCTGCTGCGGCTCGCGGAATGGCGGCGCGCGGAGTGGATCCCCCGCCGGTGCTTCTTCCGCACCCGTTCCGCCCCGGAGGGCGTGGACGAGCGCCTGGCCAGGTCCGCGACGCCGTGGACCCGGACCCGCGAGAAGTGGCACAAGCCGATGTACCTCGACTTCGACAGCCCGCTGCTGGTGCGGGGGTTCGTCGCGGCGCTGCGCCGTCCCGGCACCGCGCTGGTGACGTTCGAGGAGGCACTGCCCGACCCGCTGGGCGGCGATCACCACGTGGCCGAGCTGGTCCTCGACGTCACCGCCGGTTCGAGGCCCTGGACTCCGTCCCCTCACGCGTGA
- a CDS encoding TetR/AcrR family transcriptional regulator, with product MGTTMGRRERKKAQTRQALSEAALRLFSEHGYDGVTVAQIADEADVSIATLFAHVPDGKEALIFDDGAERRVWLVSAVRDRPPGQSVLEALRRCLAARGPFTDDLPPELRRKRDLIVSTPALREYSRKLWIASEGALAEAIAAESGRDPSDMTVRALARYVLEIPELAGTEPDPLAALHAIFDLLESGCPASLREA from the coding sequence ATGGGGACGACGATGGGGCGCCGGGAGCGCAAGAAGGCACAGACCCGCCAGGCGTTGTCGGAGGCCGCGTTGCGGCTGTTCAGCGAGCACGGGTACGACGGCGTCACCGTCGCCCAGATCGCCGACGAGGCGGACGTCTCCATCGCCACCCTGTTCGCGCACGTGCCGGACGGCAAGGAGGCGCTGATCTTCGACGACGGCGCCGAACGGCGTGTCTGGCTGGTCTCCGCGGTCCGCGACCGTCCCCCCGGCCAGTCGGTGCTGGAAGCCCTGCGCCGCTGCCTGGCCGCCCGGGGCCCCTTCACTGACGACCTCCCGCCCGAGCTGCGGCGCAAGCGCGACCTGATCGTCAGCACGCCCGCCCTGCGCGAGTACTCGCGCAAGCTCTGGATCGCCAGCGAGGGGGCTCTGGCCGAGGCGATCGCCGCCGAGAGCGGCCGCGACCCCTCCGACATGACCGTCCGCGCCCTGGCCCGCTACGTCCTGGAGATCCCCGAGCTCGCGGGCACGGAGCCCGACCCCCTGGCCGCGCTCCACGCCATCTTCGACCTGCTCGAATCCGGCTGCCCCGCCTCGCTCAGGGAAGCCTGA
- a CDS encoding MFS transporter encodes MATPATAAPPAAVSTRRMWAILGLVLLADALDMIDATVTNLAAPTITAELHGGEGLIKWLGSAYMLAMGVLLVVGGRLGDKYGQRRLFLIGMSGFTIASAVAGLSPHPALLILARAAQGAFGALLIPQGMAIMTKTFSRDMLTKAFAMFGPLLGAASVGGPILAGFVIDADLAGLSWRPIFLVNLVLGALGLILAVRLLPHDDGDASTVVDGAGSGLLAATMVGLLFGLVEGSSNGWTALPVLSIAAGLAFLAAFARRQATAADPLLKPSLLRNRGFSSGLLTGLVVFAATTGLVYVLSLFMQQGLHASARDASLGLLPMTVGIIVAAAACMALIKKLGRTLVFLGLAVILVGCGWLLVLVATSGTSLSLWALAPAVFLTGLGMGACYGTIFDVAIGDIAPGEAGSASGSLSAVQQLAAGIGSAAVTSIFFQSAASGFGPAMTTSLIVVVALTALTVPAVALMPRRAPEELQH; translated from the coding sequence ATGGCAACCCCCGCAACCGCCGCCCCGCCGGCGGCCGTGTCGACCCGGCGCATGTGGGCCATCCTGGGATTGGTGCTGCTCGCCGACGCCCTCGACATGATCGACGCCACGGTCACCAACCTCGCCGCACCCACGATCACCGCCGAGCTGCACGGCGGCGAGGGCCTGATCAAGTGGCTCGGATCGGCCTACATGCTCGCCATGGGCGTCCTGCTCGTGGTCGGCGGGCGGCTCGGCGACAAGTACGGCCAGCGCCGCCTGTTCCTCATCGGCATGAGCGGCTTCACGATCGCCTCGGCCGTGGCGGGGCTCTCACCCCACCCCGCCCTGCTGATCCTGGCCCGCGCCGCCCAGGGCGCGTTCGGCGCGCTCCTGATCCCGCAAGGCATGGCGATCATGACGAAGACGTTCTCGCGCGACATGCTCACCAAGGCGTTCGCGATGTTCGGGCCCCTGCTGGGGGCCGCCTCGGTGGGCGGCCCGATCCTGGCCGGGTTCGTCATCGACGCCGACCTCGCCGGGCTGTCGTGGCGCCCGATCTTCCTCGTCAACCTGGTGCTCGGCGCCCTCGGCCTGATCCTGGCGGTCCGGCTGCTGCCGCACGACGACGGCGACGCGTCCACCGTCGTGGACGGGGCGGGCTCGGGGCTGCTCGCCGCCACCATGGTCGGCCTGCTCTTCGGGCTGGTCGAGGGGTCGAGCAACGGCTGGACCGCGCTGCCGGTCCTCTCGATCGCCGCGGGCCTGGCGTTCCTCGCCGCCTTCGCCCGCCGCCAGGCCACCGCCGCCGACCCGCTGCTCAAGCCGTCCCTGCTGCGCAACCGCGGCTTCAGCTCCGGACTGCTCACCGGTCTGGTCGTCTTCGCCGCCACCACCGGGCTGGTCTACGTGCTCTCCCTGTTCATGCAGCAGGGGCTGCACGCCTCGGCGCGGGACGCCTCCCTGGGGCTCCTGCCGATGACCGTCGGCATCATCGTGGCCGCCGCGGCCTGCATGGCGCTGATCAAGAAGCTCGGCCGCACCCTCGTCTTCCTCGGCCTGGCCGTCATCCTGGTCGGCTGCGGCTGGCTGCTCGTCCTGGTCGCCACCTCCGGCACGAGCCTGAGCCTGTGGGCCCTGGCGCCGGCCGTCTTCCTCACCGGCCTGGGGATGGGCGCCTGCTACGGCACGATCTTCGACGTCGCGATCGGCGACATCGCCCCCGGCGAGGCCGGCAGCGCCAGCGGCTCCCTGTCGGCGGTCCAGCAACTGGCGGCCGGCATCGGCTCGGCCGCCGTCACCTCGATCTTCTTCCAGTCGGCCGCCTCCGGCTTCGGCCCGGCCATGACGACCAGCCTCATCGTGGTCGTGGCCCTCACCGCCCTCACCGTCCCGGCCGTGGCCCTGATGCCGCGCCGGGCACCGGAAGAACTCCAGCACTGA
- a CDS encoding AfsR/SARP family transcriptional regulator: MEFGILGPLTVRRDGEQLDLGTPKAQVLLAVLLCQAGYPVSEDQLVVALWGNTPPKSATKNVQTYVHRLRRHLGDPALVVRQGSGYLVPVAGDELDAARFESLAGSGQAVEAAGDPEEATRRLHEALSLWRGPAFVGMTDVPMLAAEASRLDEVRLSVLQSRIAVDLRLGRHAGLLGELTALTAEYPLRERLRAQLMLALYRCGRRADALAEYTRARRTLIEETGLDPAEELHDLHQRILTQDPSLDLVPRATATVTGAPRDEPGPDPGERVRDAHPVHEPQAAPTPAELPPDIADFTGRDDEVAYLTGALTRPQPGTVAMASVAGLGGLGKTTLAVHVAHRIADRFPDGQLYADLRGASAEPARTEDVLSRFLFALGVSPTGIPESLEERVALYRSCLAGRRILILLDNVAGEKQVRPLLPGASGTAVLLTGRVRLVGLEGASLLELDVLPSGQAMDLLRRIVGDERVQDDPSAALEITRLCGRVPLAVRISAARLLGRRQWSLAHLAGVLGEERHRLDELVAGDLDVRAGFEMSYRMLPAGTQRAFRLAGLLDAPDFASWAVAALLDVPVRQAEREIENLVDAHLLNLTGTDETGGLRYRFHDLIRLYARERAQREDSEPERRAALQRALGAWLALAEAAAEHVPGPCYALMHSRAPRWRLPAAVSGPLLADPMAWFGAEHAALMAGVAQACEARLTQLAWDLAGSTETYLNVRGLYDGWQRMHEQALALCRETGDMQGEAVLMRGLLEVTTWSSPAGPGPAMTRMRAGASQLLDLFTTLNDPVGMADALATLAWSLTADGNGGAQALALAEHALRTAADAGYLGGQARAYHVLAIIHGEDDPEAAHAVLEQATKVAEALGNVHYTTTITQFLGAAKAFSGDFAGGQELLERSLGMARRLNYRYQETFSLLYLSKLYATVGDERARATAELALAYSESGNFGHYLADSLSVLGQLDLAEGDLPAAIATLDRSVRVWRTRGSIPYLARTLRALGDAHDAAGDHQTARAVWEEARELFRGIAHEHGVRALDARLTREGTESRASNRR, from the coding sequence ATGGAGTTCGGGATACTTGGTCCGCTGACGGTACGGCGAGACGGCGAGCAGCTCGACCTGGGCACGCCCAAGGCGCAGGTGCTGCTGGCGGTTCTGCTGTGCCAGGCGGGTTACCCTGTTTCGGAAGATCAGCTTGTCGTGGCGCTCTGGGGGAACACCCCTCCCAAGAGCGCCACCAAGAACGTGCAGACCTACGTCCACCGGCTGCGGCGGCACCTGGGCGACCCCGCTCTCGTGGTGCGGCAGGGCTCCGGCTATCTGGTGCCGGTGGCCGGGGACGAGCTGGACGCGGCGAGGTTCGAGAGCCTGGCCGGATCAGGGCAGGCGGTGGAGGCCGCCGGCGACCCGGAGGAGGCCACCCGCCGCCTGCACGAGGCGCTGAGCCTGTGGCGCGGGCCCGCGTTCGTCGGCATGACCGATGTGCCGATGCTGGCCGCGGAGGCTTCGCGGCTGGACGAGGTCCGCCTGTCGGTCCTGCAGTCGCGGATCGCCGTGGACCTGAGACTGGGGCGCCACGCCGGGCTGCTGGGCGAGCTGACCGCGCTCACCGCCGAGTACCCGCTGCGGGAGCGGCTGCGCGCGCAGCTGATGCTGGCGCTGTACCGCTGTGGCCGGCGGGCGGACGCGCTCGCCGAGTACACGCGGGCCCGCAGGACCCTGATCGAGGAGACCGGCCTGGACCCGGCCGAAGAGCTGCACGACTTGCACCAGCGCATCCTCACCCAGGACCCCTCGCTCGACCTCGTCCCCCGCGCCACGGCGACGGTCACCGGTGCCCCACGGGACGAACCGGGCCCCGATCCGGGCGAGCGGGTACGGGACGCGCACCCGGTGCACGAGCCTCAGGCGGCTCCCACCCCCGCCGAGTTACCGCCGGACATCGCGGACTTCACGGGCAGGGACGACGAGGTGGCGTACCTCACCGGGGCGCTCACCAGGCCGCAGCCGGGCACCGTCGCCATGGCCAGCGTCGCGGGCCTGGGTGGCCTGGGCAAGACCACGCTCGCCGTGCACGTCGCGCACCGGATCGCGGACCGGTTCCCCGACGGCCAGCTCTACGCGGACCTGCGCGGCGCCTCGGCTGAGCCCGCCCGAACGGAGGACGTGCTCAGCCGGTTCCTGTTCGCGCTGGGCGTCAGCCCCACCGGCATTCCGGAATCCCTGGAAGAACGCGTGGCGCTCTACCGGAGCTGCCTGGCAGGACGCAGGATCCTCATCCTGCTCGACAACGTCGCCGGGGAGAAGCAGGTGCGGCCGCTGCTGCCCGGCGCGTCGGGCACGGCCGTGCTGCTCACCGGACGGGTCCGGCTGGTCGGCCTCGAGGGCGCGAGCCTGCTGGAACTCGACGTCCTGCCGTCCGGGCAGGCCATGGACCTGCTGAGACGGATCGTCGGCGACGAACGCGTCCAGGACGACCCGAGCGCGGCTCTGGAGATCACCCGGCTGTGCGGCCGGGTCCCGCTGGCGGTCCGCATCTCGGCGGCCAGGCTCCTCGGCAGGAGGCAGTGGAGCCTGGCCCACCTCGCCGGCGTCCTCGGCGAGGAGCGGCACCGGCTGGACGAGCTGGTGGCCGGCGACCTCGACGTCCGCGCGGGCTTCGAGATGAGCTACCGGATGTTGCCCGCGGGCACGCAGCGGGCCTTCCGGCTCGCCGGCCTGCTCGACGCGCCCGACTTCGCCTCCTGGGCGGTCGCGGCCCTCCTGGACGTCCCGGTACGGCAGGCGGAACGCGAGATCGAGAACCTGGTCGACGCCCACCTGCTGAACCTCACCGGGACGGACGAGACGGGCGGGCTCCGCTACCGGTTCCACGACCTGATCCGGTTGTACGCGCGCGAGCGGGCGCAGCGCGAGGACTCGGAACCCGAGCGCCGGGCCGCGCTCCAGCGGGCCCTGGGCGCGTGGCTGGCGCTGGCGGAGGCCGCGGCGGAGCACGTCCCCGGCCCCTGCTACGCCCTCATGCACAGCCGCGCGCCGCGCTGGCGGCTGCCCGCCGCCGTCTCCGGCCCGCTGCTGGCCGACCCGATGGCCTGGTTCGGCGCCGAGCACGCCGCGCTCATGGCGGGGGTGGCCCAGGCGTGCGAGGCCCGCCTGACCCAGCTCGCCTGGGACCTCGCCGGGTCCACCGAGACCTACCTCAACGTGCGCGGCCTGTACGACGGCTGGCAGCGCATGCACGAGCAGGCGCTCGCGCTCTGCCGCGAGACCGGCGACATGCAGGGCGAGGCCGTGCTGATGCGCGGCCTCCTGGAGGTCACCACCTGGAGCTCGCCGGCGGGCCCCGGACCGGCGATGACCCGGATGCGGGCCGGCGCCTCGCAGCTCCTCGACCTGTTCACCACGCTGAACGACCCGGTCGGCATGGCCGACGCCCTGGCGACCCTGGCCTGGAGCCTGACGGCCGACGGGAACGGCGGCGCGCAGGCGCTCGCCCTGGCGGAGCACGCCCTGCGGACGGCCGCCGACGCGGGCTACCTCGGCGGCCAGGCACGGGCCTATCACGTGCTGGCGATCATCCACGGCGAGGACGACCCGGAGGCGGCGCACGCGGTCCTGGAGCAGGCCACGAAGGTCGCCGAGGCCCTCGGCAACGTGCACTACACCACGACGATCACCCAGTTCCTCGGCGCGGCGAAGGCGTTCTCCGGTGACTTCGCGGGCGGCCAGGAACTGCTGGAGAGGTCCCTGGGCATGGCGCGGCGGCTGAACTACCGCTATCAGGAGACGTTCTCCCTGCTCTACCTGTCGAAGCTGTACGCCACGGTCGGGGACGAGCGGGCCAGGGCGACCGCCGAGCTGGCGCTGGCCTACAGCGAGAGCGGCAACTTCGGCCACTACCTCGCCGACTCGCTCAGCGTGCTCGGGCAGCTGGACCTGGCCGAGGGAGACCTGCCCGCCGCCATCGCCACCCTCGACCGCTCGGTCCGGGTGTGGCGGACCCGCGGCTCGATCCCCTACCTGGCGCGGACGCTGCGCGCCCTCGGCGACGCCCACGACGCCGCCGGCGACCACCAGACGGCCAGGGCCGTCTGGGAGGAGGCCCGCGAGCTGTTCCGCGGGATCGCGCACGAGCACGGCGTGCGAGCGCTGGACGCCCGGCTCACGCGTGAGGGGACGGAGTCCAGGGCCTCGAACCGGCGGTGA
- a CDS encoding GbsR/MarR family transcriptional regulator, giving the protein MTRADEGAIAGFRERFAQIMVESGMPRMAARVYAALLVTDSGKLSAAELAERLGVGAPAISGAVKYLVQVRLVERGREPGARHDFCRIHEHTWSEFISQSDPVLVRVQAGADEGTALLGLDSPAGRRLDETSRFFAFMREEIKQSMAKWSRLQAADRRAG; this is encoded by the coding sequence GTGACGCGAGCGGACGAGGGCGCCATCGCCGGTTTCCGGGAACGGTTCGCGCAGATCATGGTCGAATCCGGCATGCCCCGGATGGCCGCGCGCGTGTACGCCGCACTGCTGGTCACCGACTCCGGCAAGCTGTCGGCCGCGGAGCTCGCCGAGCGACTGGGTGTCGGCGCACCCGCCATCTCGGGCGCGGTCAAGTACCTGGTGCAGGTACGGCTGGTCGAACGCGGCCGCGAACCCGGGGCCCGGCACGACTTCTGCCGCATCCACGAGCACACCTGGAGCGAGTTCATCAGCCAGTCCGACCCGGTGCTCGTCCGGGTGCAGGCCGGTGCCGACGAGGGCACCGCGCTCCTGGGCCTGGACTCCCCCGCCGGGCGGCGGCTGGACGAGACCAGCCGGTTCTTCGCGTTCATGCGCGAGGAGATCAAGCAGTCGATGGCGAAGTGGTCGCGGCTCCAGGCGGCCGACCGCAGGGCAGGCTGA
- a CDS encoding NAD(P)-dependent alcohol dehydrogenase, whose protein sequence is MRTTTGWRADGSTGTLRRTPLRRRELRPDDLAVRIDYCGVCHSDLHALRHHDGAAGQPLVPGHEFTGVVTETGPAVTRFSPGDPVAVGNIVDSCGECPMCRAGQENFCHAFPTLTYGGTDRQDGSTTLGGFSREYVVRDRFAYPLPPGLDPAAAAPLLCAGVTVWEPLHSLGVGPGSRVAVAGLGGLGHLAVKMAVALGATTSVISRSPAKAADARRLGAHAFVLSTDPEQLAQARDTFDVVIDTVSTPHDLGPYLRLVAMDGTLSSLGHLGPVTVETMDLLLGRKRLSSAGSGGRPATAAMLEFCAANGITAEIELLPSARVNEALDRLGRNDVRYRFVLDLSDLN, encoded by the coding sequence GTGCGGACCACAACCGGATGGCGGGCGGACGGCTCGACAGGGACGCTGCGGCGCACGCCGCTGCGGCGCCGCGAGCTCCGCCCTGACGATCTCGCGGTGCGGATCGACTACTGCGGCGTCTGCCACAGCGACCTGCACGCGCTGCGCCATCACGACGGCGCGGCGGGGCAGCCGCTGGTGCCGGGCCATGAGTTCACCGGCGTGGTGACCGAGACGGGGCCCGCGGTCACCCGCTTCTCCCCCGGCGACCCCGTCGCCGTCGGCAACATCGTCGACTCCTGCGGCGAATGCCCCATGTGCCGGGCCGGCCAGGAGAACTTCTGCCACGCCTTCCCGACCCTGACCTACGGCGGCACCGACCGGCAGGACGGATCGACCACCCTGGGAGGTTTCTCCCGCGAGTACGTCGTCCGCGACCGGTTCGCCTACCCCCTTCCCCCAGGTCTCGACCCGGCCGCCGCCGCTCCGCTGCTCTGCGCCGGCGTCACCGTCTGGGAGCCCCTGCACAGCCTGGGCGTGGGCCCCGGCAGCCGCGTCGCCGTGGCGGGGCTGGGCGGCCTGGGCCATCTCGCGGTCAAGATGGCCGTGGCCCTCGGCGCCACCACATCGGTCATCAGCCGTTCGCCCGCCAAGGCGGCCGACGCGCGCCGGCTCGGCGCCCACGCCTTCGTCCTGTCAACGGATCCGGAACAGCTCGCCCAGGCCCGGGACACGTTCGACGTCGTCATCGACACCGTCTCCACCCCGCACGACCTGGGCCCGTACCTGCGGCTGGTCGCCATGGACGGCACGCTCAGCAGCCTCGGCCACCTCGGGCCGGTCACCGTGGAGACCATGGACCTGCTCCTGGGACGCAAGAGGCTCAGCTCCGCCGGCAGCGGAGGGCGTCCCGCGACCGCCGCCATGCTGGAGTTCTGCGCCGCCAACGGCATCACCGCCGAGATCGAGCTGCTCCCCTCGGCGCGGGTGAACGAGGCGCTCGACCGCCTCGGCCGCAACGACGTGCGTTACCGCTTCGTCCTCGACCTGTCCGACCTGAACTGA